A window of Komagataella phaffii GS115 chromosome 1, complete sequence contains these coding sequences:
- a CDS encoding Mitochondrial lysine-tRNA synthetase, which yields MFANLVYRRTSLVVTPSIRIRSYISITTETEFANRKARVQENHEFYYPLVNDLRYGNGVQTLRIPEFRKKFEYYQFPNSSKKIDTLFSVCGKISSIRRAGKGMIFMDIIQDFTKLQLVIHHKMLNLNKEEFSNIHSEFRIGDHVSVIGFPGKTDVGELSLKANQRVKLAAPALHPLPPKLTDTAKINSLRVVDYLVNRKSQEIILARSKIISTIRKFLEDRQFVEVSTPIIANSGTGANATPFVTSSEHIKNDMLQPEPLQLRVAPELWLKKLIISGFDKVFEIGKVFRNEGIDSTHNPEFSTCEFYQTFTSLEELMNLTTDLFRSISTELLNAESLKLTHIQAKALQHEEFETLEFIPAIEEATGKKLPENLGVAELENYFKSINLEFPKVKSPAQFLDTLSSEYLEPQCAKPTFIYHQPAILSPLAKSTSIKYGDRQYDISRRFELFINGNEYVNAYEEENDPFSQNEKFKLQTRSKEKHQDEEALVPDYKYVTMMEWGMPPTGGWGIGIDRLTMLLTDSARVENVLTFGKLNDVLKH from the coding sequence ATGTTTGCAAATTTGGTTTATAGGCGGACATCCCTGGTTGTAACTCCTTCCATAAGAATCAGATCTTACATTTCAATTACAACAGAAACTGAATTTGCAAATAGGAAAGCAAGGGTACAGGAGAATCATGAGTTTTACTATCCATTGGTGAACGATCTACGATACGGAAACGGGGTCCAGACGCTTAGAATACCCGAATTTCGGAAAAAGTTTGAATATTatcagtttccaaattctAGCAAGAAAATTGACACTTTGTTCTCAGTTTGTGGAAAGATTTCCAGCATCCGAAGAGCTGGTAAAGGAATGATCTTTATGGATATTATCCAAGATTTCACCAAGTTACAGTTGGTAATTCATCATAAGATGCTGAATTTGAATAAGGAGGAGTTTTCCAACATTCACAGTGAATTCAGAATTGGAGATCATGTCTCGGTAATTGGATTCCCAGGAAAGACAGATGTAGGTGAACTGTCGTTAAAGGCAAACCAGAGAGTCAAACTAGCAGCTCCAGCACTACACCCGTTACCCCCAAAACTTACCGATACAGCTAAGATTAATAGTCTCAGAGTGGTAGACTACCTTGTAAATAGAAAATCACAGGAGATAATCCTGGCAAGATCCAAAATTATATCAACCATTAGAAAGTTTTTAGAAGACAGACAATTCGTGGAGGTTTCCACCCCAATTATAGCCAATTCTGGTACTGGAGCTAATGCTACTCCTTTTGTAACCAGCAGTGAACATATTAAGAATGATATGTTGCAACCGGAACCTCTTCAATTAAGAGTTGCACCGGAGCTGTGGCTAAAAAAACTGATTATATCTGGGTTTGATAAAGTATTTGAGATTGGAAAAGTGTTTAGAAACGAAGGGATTGACAGTACACATAATCCTGAGTTTTCGACTTGTGAATTTTATCAAACTTTTACTTCATTAGAGGAGTTAATGAACTTGACTACAGACCTTTTCCGTTCAATATCCACTGAATTGCTGAATGCTGAATCATTGAAGCTCACTCATATTCAAGCAAAAGCTCTTCAGCATGAAGAGTTCGAAACGTTAGAGTTCATTCCTGCCATCGAAGAAGCGACTGGAAAGAAACTACCCGAGAATCTGGGGGTTGcagaacttgaaaactatttcaaaagtatAAATTTGGAGTTTCCAAAAGTGAAGTCACCAGCTCAATTTTTAGATACTCTATCGTCTGAATATTTGGAACCTCAATGTGCCAAACCAACGTTTATTTACCACCAGCCAGCAATTCTTTCACCTCTAGCCAAATCCACCAGTATTAAATATGGTGATCGTCAATACGATATTTCCAGAcgatttgaacttttcattaATGGAAATGAGTATGTCAATGCTTACGAAGAGGAAAATGATCCTTTCTCCcagaatgaaaagttcaaacttcaaactcGTTCCAAGGAGAAGCatcaagatgaagaggcATTAGTTCCTGACTACAAGTACGTCACCATGATGGAGTGGGGTATGCCACCAACAGGAGGATGGGGAATAGGTATAGACCGATTGACAATGCTACTGACTGACAGTGCCAGAGTAGAGAACGTTTTGACatttggaaaattgaaTGATGTCTTGAAGCATTAG
- a CDS encoding GTPase-activating protein yields the protein MDQDAFETIEDIDGVRFTWNAFPRTKIEAARCCVPIACIYTPLKQRENLAIIQEDPMICRACKAIFNPFVTVQAQHWICSFCATLNVLLPHYQNQIPYQASGDCTTIEYVLSKRVSSPPAYVYLVDTSLEAQELESLKESILNSFQLLPKYALVSLITFGRNVNVHELEDGLAHNYYTFNGSKTYDLTSIQRSLGLLSRDLRRKDASESVGGRFLKPLGVCEFSLSEVVQSLKPDVWPKGKFQRSLRATGAALDVALHFMDTCLGKTGAHLMLFAGGPCTLGPGIVVGSELKEPIRSHYEIQNGSAKHYKKSLKHYAALAKRATSQCHSVDVFAASYDQIGLSEMELLVDQTGGALVLTDAFSTAIFKQSFQRFLQLPMGINGTLEVKTSFDLKINGLVGHAISLERKAKNVSDTEIGRGKTDAWKLCNLLPQSSFGIYFEMPATNSSQTTTKPRSLIQFITYYQEIGGTLRLKVTTLAKPILQQSQESLIAEYFDQEAAVVLISRQMIDKMVKDNSTEVIRELDKILVELCKKFGSYQKNDLQSFRLGAKFSLFPQFLYHLRRSQFMQVFNNSPDETTFYRHSILTEDTFNSLIMIQPTLTAYEINQEPQPIFLDSMSITADRILLLDTFFQIVIYHGETIVQWREAKYQEQEEFAYLKDFFQLPREDAADLLIDRFPLPRFIDCDAGGSQARFLLSKVNPTTSYKDNQMASASQSGGAIVGSDDVSLQSFMEHVQMVVVKSV from the exons ATG GACCAAGACGCGTTTGAGACCATTGAGGACATTGATGGAGTACGTTTCACTTGGAATGCGTTTCCTAGAACAAAGATAGAGGCGGCAAGATGTTGCGTTCCAATAGCTTGTATTTATACTCCCTTGAAGCAGAGAGAAAATTTGGCAATCATTCAGGAAGACCCTATGATTTGTCGTGCTTGTAAGGCAATTTTCAACCCTTTCGTAACTGTCCAAGCCCAACATTGgatttgttctttttgtGCCACGCTAAATGTTCTTTTGCCACATTACCAAAATCAAATACCATATCAAGCATCTGGCGATTGCACAACAATTGAGTATGTTTTATCCAAAAGAGTTTCGTCTCCTCCTGCGTATGTTTATCTCGTCGATACATCGCTAGAAGCTCAAGAATTAGAGTCATTAAAGGAGAGCATTTTGAATTcatttcaacttcttccaaaatacGCTTTGGTTTCGTTGATAACTTTTGGTCGCAATGTCAATGTGCATGAGCTTGAGGATGGGTTGGCCCATAATTACTATACATTTAACGGCTCCAAAACATACGACCTGACTTCCATTCAAAGATCTCTAGGTCTACTTTCACGAGACCTGAGAAGAAAGGATGCTAGTGAGTCTGTGGGAGGAAGATTTTTGAAGCCGCTGGGAGTCTGCGAATTTTCATTATCAGAGGTGGTCCAAAGTTTGAAACCAGATGTTTGGCCAAAAGGAAAATTTCAACGGAGTCTAAGAGCTACAGGAGCTGCTCTCGATGTAGCTTTACACTTTATGGATACTTGCCTAGGTAAAACAGGAGCACATTTAATGTTGTTTGCAGGAGGCCCTTGTACGTTGGGACCTGGAATTGTCGTTGGCTCAGAATTAAAAGAACCTATAAGATCACATTATGAAATCCAAAATGGGTCTGCTAAACACTATAAGAAATCTCTTAAGCACTATGCTGCATTAGCCAAAAGAGCTACATCGCAATGTCATTCAGTCGATGTGTTCGCAGCTTCATACGACCAAATTGGATTATCAGAAATGGAACTGCTTGTAGATCAAACGGGAGGGGCATTAGTATTAACCGATGCCTTTTCTACAGCTATATTTAAgcaatcttttcaaagatttttgCAGCTACCAATGGGAATAAATGGTACATTGGAGGTGAAAACTAGCTTCGATTTAAAAATCAATGGGCTTGTTGGCCATGCCATTTCGTTGGAAAGAAAGGCCAAGAATGTCAGTGATACGGAAATTGGAAGGGGTAAAACTGATGCTTGGAAGCTATGCAATTTGTTACCTCAGTCATCTTTTGGAATTTACTTTGAAATGCCAGCAACAAACTCTTCTCAAACAACTACAAAACCTAGATCGTTGATACAGTTTATTACATATTACCAGGAAATCGGCGGAACATTGCGGTTAAAGGTGACAACACTGGCCAAGCCAATACTACAACAGTCTCAGGAATCTCTAATTGCAGAGTATTTTGACCAAGAAGCAGCCGTTGTCTTGATATCTAGGCAAATGATCGATAAGATGGTGAAGGACAACAGCACTGAAGTTATCAGAGAGTTAGATAAGATCTTGGTGGAGTTGTGCAAAAAATTTGGCAGCtatcaaaagaatgatCTTCAATCGTTCCGTTTGGGTGCTAAATTCTCTTTATTCCCCCAGTTTTTGTACCATTTGAGAAGATCTCAGTTCATGCAAGTGTTTAATAATTCACCCGACGAAACAACATTTTACCGTCATTCCATTCTCACAGAAGACACAttcaactctttgattATGATTCAGCCAACGTTGACAGCATATGAGATCAATCAAGAGCCTCAGCCAATCTTTCTAGATTCAATGTCAATCACCGCTGATAGAATACTTCTTTTAGACACATTTTTCCAGATCGTCATTTACCATGGCGAGACTATTGTCCAATGGAGGGAAGCTAAATACCAAGAACAGGAGGAGTTTGCTtacttgaaagatttcttccaattgcCAAGAGAGGATGCAGCAGATTTGTTGATAGACAGGTTTCCTTTGCCCAGGTTTATCGACTGTGACGCAGGCGGATCTCAAGCTCGTTTCTTGCTGTCAAAAGTCAACCCTACCACAAGTTACAAAGACAACCAGATGGCATCCGCCAGTCAAAGTGGAGGGGCTATCGTCGGTTCTGATGATGTCAGTCTTCAATCCTTCATGGAACATGTTCAAATGGTTGTCGTAAAGAGTGTTTAG
- a CDS encoding Ribonuclease H2 catalytic subunit, removes RNA primers during Okazaki fragment synthesis — translation MTRIENRVCDSSPMTTTFIPPSVPEISTYRTTTYVSEIPESVLKNPEKPCCLGVDEAGRGPVVGPMVYGVSYCLEEYEPRLKDFGFADSKTLTEQKRSELLESLCNGDHELRKNVGWATTSISACDISSAMLKPHNIGNYNLNEQAHDVTMELIDKVIQKGVNLRHVYVDTVGPPASYQKKLQQRFPALLITVSKKADAIYPCVSSASVCAKVTRDVCLRTSNGEENLLDCGSGYPSDPNTKKWLAQSIHPLFGWSRDVRFSWQTAKDCLERHNSIKVVFGEEEPTPVNFGDLGLSKQKTDFKDLEISTSWWGH, via the coding sequence ATGACACGGATTGAAAATAGAGTATGTGATTCCTCACCTATGACAACTACATTTATTCCCCCCTCTGTCCCAGAAATTTCAACGTATCGTACAACTACGTATGTGAGTGAGATTCCTGAGTCTGTTCTAAAAAACCCTGAAAAGCCATGCTGTCTCGGAGTCGATGAGGCCGGAAGAGGTCCTGTGGTTGGCCCTATGGTATACGGGGTAAGCTATTGTTTGGAAGAATATGAACCACGATTGAAAGACTTTGGGTTTGCCGATTCTAAAACACTTACTGAACAGAAAAGAAGTGAATTATTAGAGAGTTTATGCAACGGAGATCATGAGCTTAGAAAGAACGTAGGCTGGGCAACAACATCCATTTCTGCCTGCGATATTTCCAGTGCAATGCTAAAGCCACATAATATAGGCAATTACAACTTGAATGAGCAGGCTCATGATGTCACCATGGAACTGATAGATAAAGTCATCCAAAAAGGTGTCAATTTACGGCACGTCTACGTAGATACTGTCGGACCTCCAGCATCAtaccaaaagaaactgCAACAAAGGTTTCCCGCACTGCTGATCACCGTATCTAAAAAAGCAGATGCCATCTATCCATGTGTTTCAAGTGCTTCAGTTTGCGCCAAGGTCACTAGAGACGTCTGTTTGAGAACCTCAAATGGGGAGGAGAACCTATTAGATTGTGGGTCTGGATATCCCTCGGACCCAAATACTAAGAAATGGCTAGCCCAGTCTATACATCCATTGTTTGGCTGGAGTCGTGATGTCAGGTTTTCGTGGCAGACGGCCAAAGATTGTCTTGAGAGACACAACTCAATCAAAGTTGTGTTTGGCGAAGAGGAGCCTACCCCGGTTAATTTCGGTGATCTGGGGTTGAGCAAACAGAAGACCGACTTTAAGGATTTAGAAATCAGTACCAGTTGGTGGGGACATTAA
- a CDS encoding Dihydrolipoamide acetyltransferase component (E2) of pyruvate dehydrogenase complex, giving the protein MSALTALRVTRPLLRFPAARVSLNLFARGYASKSWPEHTVIDMPALSPTMTQGNIVKWHKAVGDQLEPGESIAEVETDKASMDFEFQEDGYLAKILLGDGTQEIPVGKPIAVYVEDKADVEAFESFTIEDAGAPAAAAALAKEEPKEEPKEAATPAPSSEESKSEAKPSSSKQPRPAGSRIIASPLAKTIALEKGISLKEITGTGPNGRIVAKDVESYKPKSTAAPAAPVSSPAPSTATAAYQDIPLTNMRKVISKRLTESKQSAPNYIISSSISVSKLLKLRASLNASSNDRYKISVNDLLIKAIAVACKRVPEANAYYLEQEGVIRQFENVDVSVAVATPTGLITPIVFNADSKGLETISKTVKDLGKRAKENKLKPEEFQGGTITISNLGMNPSVSFFTSILNPPQSAIIAIGTTEKKAVPDKGSPHGFVFDDVIQITGTFDHRTVDGAKGGEWVRALKQIVENPLELLL; this is encoded by the exons atgtcagCGTTAACAGCATTGAGAGTGACCCGTCCCCTGTTGCGTTTTCC TGCAGCAAGAGTCTCGTTAAACTTGTTTGCTCGTGGGTATGCTTCCAAATCATGGCCCGAACATACTGTCATTGACATGCCTGCTTTGTCGCCAACTATGACGCAGGGTAATATTGTCAAATGGCACAAAGCTGTAGGTGACCAATTGGAACCTGGTGAATCCATTGCCGAGGTTGAGACTGATAAAGCTTCGATGGATTTCGAATTCCAAGAGGATGGTTACTTGGCTAAAATCTTACTTGGAGACGGAACTCAAGAAATTCCTGTTGGAAAGCCAATTGCTGTTTATGTCGAAGACAAGGCTGATGTTGAAGCCTTCGAAAGTTTCACTATTGAAGACGCTGGTGCCCCagctgctgctgctgccCTAGCTAAGGAAGAACCAAAGGAAGAGCCAAAAGAGGCTGCCACACCAGCTCCTTCGAGTGAAGAATCTAAATCTGAGGCCAAACCTTCGTCTTCCAAACAACCTAGACCTGCTGGCAGCAGAATTATCGCTTCCCCTTTGGCTAAGACTATCGCCTTAGAAAAGGGTATCTCCCTCAAGGAAATTACTGGTACCGGACCCAATGGACGAATTGTAGCTAAGGATGTTGAATCCTACAAGCCCAAGTCTACTGCTGCTCCCGCTGCCCCTGTTTCCTCTCCAGCTCCCTCCACAGCCACTGCTGCTTACCAGGATATTCCACTTACAAACATGAGAAAGGTTATTTCCAAGCGTTTGACAGAGTCTAAGCAATCCGCCCCTAACTACATCATTTCCTCTTCTATTTCAGTATCCaaactgttgaaattgagagCATCCTTGAACGCTTCTTCTAATGACCGCTACAAAATTTCTGTTAATGATTTACTGATCAAGGCTATTGCTGTTGCCTGTAAGAGAGTTCCTGAGGCCAATGCCTATTATTTGGAGCAGGAAGGAGTTATCCGCCAGTTTGAGAACGTTGATGTTTCTGTTGCCGTTGCCACTCCAACGGGGTTAATTACGCcaattgttttcaatgctgATTCCAAGGGACTCGAGACTATTTCCAAGACTGTGAAGGATCTTGGTAAACGTGCAAAGGAGAACAAGTTGAAGCctgaagaatttcaagGAGGAACTATCACTATCTCCAACCTTGGAATGAACCCATCCGTTTCCTTCTTTACCTCAATCCTCAACCCACCACAGAGTGCTATTATTGCCATTGGTACGACTGAGAAGAAGGCTGTTCCTGACAAGGGAAGTCCTCATGGATTTGTGTTTGACGATGTTATCCAAATTACAGGAACCTTTGATCACCGTACCGTAGACGGAGCCAAGGGTGGTGAGTGGGTGCGCGCCCTGAAACAGATTGTTGAGAACCCCTTGGAGCTCCTTTTATAA
- a CDS encoding Translation initiation factor eIF4G, subunit of the mRNA cap-binding protein complex (eIF4F) — protein sequence MSNKNVDTAPDNGSGGSNSPASVPHYPQQHRANYNPHKNHTNHGGNNGGAQGYMQHQQQQQMYYNQMGYPMPYPNAGGNFNQNVYLVPYNTMVPGTPYGAGAPGVPPSYPVSPSPAFASPQKTHVPVSLRTPSGEPINLVPAGQTSSSSSNASPHVKSTSIPPSAVTSPAASIAPTVASPTKAAAGSEDAGKTRDAFKQMVQALAAKKKAAAAAKAEGKTDDKKESVESKPKSAVQPETKPKVEVKLEPKPKVEVKLEPKPKVEIKLEPKPVSEAKPETKTVPEVEEPSTVATIKSESTPIEELKPKVEVTPEVASKPEQVESAQEPANDVKPSEVSAKEVQESKEESLKQPKEALNDIKSTEESNKKFSLPEEESNDHQTLSQIQGVKDTEQSQEFEEPQGTQETQETQETQETAKPLEAQAPQEIQETQEPEEVQEQTPETSETVSSVTEEVSPAPAPGLPLSKFLDRIRKAPAISNPFKHEYSGDFHGPDESLSGLKTIKYDPGFLIQFATFNFHIDEDFINDVGSKVVIPVNTRRDNFSKSMSTSNFKGSGRNMGSNFRNDFGSRNNSKQGSKKKNKSQKSQSRRGPKYSNEEEPAEPAVPAELPNRAASKWVPRSLRNKEAEVKTAPDGSIIVSEEDIKRKTKSLLNKLTLEFFDDISNDIIALTKQAQWEDDVKTLKQVIESIFAKACDEPYWSSMYAKLCAKMCKDTPPEIKETNEKGNTFTGGDLVRRVLINRCQTEYQKGWIDQLPTNEDGSPLEPELMSDEYYKQAAAKRRGLGLVKFIGQLYQLNLLSDNVIFHCVLGQSKETDNPSEDTMENLVQLLEAVGYRMEMSSEPKIRRVLDLAFANIKAIVDANKIPSRIRFMLMDLMDLRRNGWATTEENAGPKTIQEIHLEAEIKRSEEEREKERDRHSRRGRYNDSKPNSRQKSSWGSSVVSPNDIRNAGYVRNSDKSLGPVNSFSRGKSSRQASKQSNSDFTSVPITSSGSRTALNHSGDSSTSLNEPQSREYSKKSESRPAPSNIFAALEDHDHDHEHGHEQEENKHSKDLQNGEAEAPEDDNVGEIAQADENVQGQEQEEEREEEREQEEEQEV from the coding sequence ATGTCCAATAAGAACGTGGATACAGCTCCAGATAATGGTTCTGGTGGCTCCAATTCCCCAGCTTCTGTGCCGCATTATCCACAGCAACACCGTGCTAATTATAATCCTCATAAGAATCATACTAATCATGGGGGCAATAATGGAGGCGCCCAGGGTTACATGCAGcatcagcaacagcaacaaatgTATTACAATCAGATGGGCTACCCTATGCCGTATCCGAATGCTGGTGGCAATTTCAACCAGAATGTATACTTGGTTCCTTATAATACTATGGTTCCAGGTACTCCATATGGTGCAGGTGCCCCGGGCGTGCCTCCAAGCTACCCAGTGTCTCCTTCTCCAGCATTCGCCTCTCCACAAAAGACTCATGTGCCAGTAAGTCTGCGTACCCCTTCTGGAGAACCTATAAATTTGGTTCCTGCTGGGCAAACGAGTTCCAGTTCATCCAATGCCTCTCCTCATGTTAAGTCTACCTCTATTCCTCCTTCTGCTGTCACTAGTCCTGCTGCTTCCATTGCTCCAACTGTTGCATCACCGACTAAGGCCGCGGCTGGATCTGAAGACGCTGGCAAGACTAGAGATGCATTCAAGCAGATGGTTCAGGCTTTAGCTGCTAAAAAGAAGGCTGCAGCTGCTGCCAAGGCTGAAGGTAAAACAGATGATAAAAAGGAGTCTGTGGAGTCTAAGCCTAAGTCTGCTGTACAGCCCGAGACAAAGCCAAAAGTTGAGGTTAAGTTAGAGCCAAAACCAAAAGTTGAGGTCAAATTAGAGCCAAAGCCAAAGGTTGAGATTAAACTAGAGCCCAAACCAGTATCGGAGGCTAAACCAGAGACAAAAACAGTACCTGAGGTTGAAGAACCTTCAACAGTTGCAACGATCAAATCAGAATCCACACCAATTGAGGAGCTCAAACCCAAAGTTGAGGTAACCCCAGAAGTTGCATCCAAGCCTGAACAGGTTGAGTCTGCACAGGAGCCGGCTAACGATGTAAAACCATCTGAAGTCTCAGCTAAAGAGGTTCAAGAATCCAAGGAGGagtctttgaaacaacCTAAGGAAGCTTTGAATGACATTAAATCCACCGAGGAGTCAAAtaaaaagttttctcttccagaagagGAGTCTAACGATCACCAGACACTTTCCCAAATTCAAGGAGTTAAAGATACAGAACAATCgcaagaatttgaagaacctCAAGGAACCCAGGAAACTCAGGAAACTCAGGAAACGCAGGAAACCGCAAAGCCTTTGGAAGCTCAAGCACCTcaagaaattcaagaaaCCCAAGAACCTGAGGAAGTTCAGGAACAAACTCCTGAAACATCTGAGACTGTTTCTTCTGTCACAGAAGAAGTGTCTCCAGCTCCAGCACCTGGATTGCCcctttcaaagttcttggaCAGAATCAGAAAGGCTCCCGCCATTTCAAACCCATTCAAGCATGAGTACTCAGGTGATTTCCATGGTCCAGACGAAAGTTTAAGTGGTCTGAAAACCATCAAATATGATCCGGGTTTCTTGATCCAATTCGCCACCTTCAACTTCCatattgatgaagatttcATCAACGATGTCGGTTCTAAGGTTGTGATCCCTGTCAACACCAGAAGAGACAATTTTTCCAAGAGCATGTCTACCAGCAATTTCAAAGGTTCTGGTAGAAATATGGGTTCTAATTTCAGAAATGATTTTGGATCTAGAAACAACTCCAAGCAAGgttccaagaaaaagaataaatCTCAAAAGAGCCAATCTAGGAGGGGTCCAAAGTACTccaatgaagaagaacctGCTGAACCAGCCGTGCCTGCTGAATTGCCTAATAGAGCTGCAAGCAAGTGGGTACCTCGTTCGTTAAGAAATAAGGAGGCTGAAGTCAAGACTGCTCCAGACGGATCTATAATAGtatcagaagaagacatcaaaaggaaaactAAATCCCTTTTGAATAAGTTGACGttggaattctttgatgatatcTCAAACGATATAATTGCTTTGACCAAGCAAGCTCAATGGGAAGATGACGtgaagactttgaaacaaGTTATTGAGTCTATATTTGCAAAGGCTTGTGACGAACCCTACTGGTCTTCTATGTACGCTAAATTATGCGCCAAAATGTGCAAGGACACCCCACCTGAGATCAAGGAAACTAATGAGAAGGGAAATACTTTCACCGGTGGTGATTTGGTGAGAAGAGTGTTGATTAATAGATGTCAAACCGAATATCAGAAAGGATGGATTGACCAGCTACCAACCAACGAGGATGGTTCACCTCTAGAGCCAGAACTGATGTCTGACGAATATTACAAACAAGCTGCTGCTAAACGTAGAGGTCTTGGTCTGGTTAAGTTCATTGGTCAATTGTACCAGTTGAACTTATTATCAGACAATGTCATTTTCCACTGTGTCCTTGGTCAGTCCAAAGAAACAGACAATCCATCAGAAGATACTATGGAGAACCTGGTTCAATTATTGGAAGCTGTAGGTTATAGAATGGAGATGTCCAGTGAACCTAAGATTAGAAGGGTTCTTGATCTCGCCTTTGCCAACATCAAGGCCATTGTTGACGCTAACAAGATTCCTTCAAGAATAAGATTTATGCTCATGGATTTGATGGATCTAAGAAGAAATGGCTGGGCTACAACAGAAGAGAACGCTGGTCCAAAGACCATTCAAGAGATTCACTTAGAGGCTGAGATCAAGAGATCAGAGGAggagagagaaaaagaaagagacAGGCATTCTCGTAGAGGACGTTACAACGACTCCAAACCTAACTCTCGTCAAAAGTCATCTTGGGGAAGTTCAGTGGTTTCACCTAATGATATTAGAAATGCAGGCTATGTTAGAAACTCTGACAAATCTCTGGGGCCTGTCAACAGTTTTTCCAGGGGCAAGTCATCCCGTCAAGCTTCAAAGCAATCAAACAGTGATTTTACCAGTGTTCCTATCACTTCCAGTGGTAGTAGAACTGCTCTAAACCACTCTGGCGACAGCTCAACGTCTCTGAACGAACCTCAATCAAgagaatattcaaaaaaatctgaaTCTAGGCCCGCTCCTTCCAACATTTTTGCTGCATTAGAGGATCACGATCATGATCATGAACATGGCCAcgaacaagaagaaaacaagcATTCCAAGGATCTCCAAAACGGAGAGGCCGAAGCACCTGAGGACGACAATGTGGGAGAAATAGCCCAAGCTGACGAAAATGTGCAAGGGCAAGAGCAAGAGGAAGAACGAGAGGAAGAGCGAGAGCAAGAAGAGGAACAGGAAGTTTAA